The following coding sequences are from one Hymenobacter sp. DG25A window:
- a CDS encoding transporter produces the protein MRKTILLGLAVLTGTATRTLAQTSGDELTDSPFVRNIRPDRPGVTITTNMLYPGQVQLDAGMSQLPATGRFGARRTMSSATLRVGFFNHIELRATQNYLHAQPRPSTLETPTTLAVAGFAPLTVGAKFLASTVQNARSQVVVLAEMTLRNGDASFPAKTYEPSARLLISQMIGDRYGLEGNFGFTQKGFRAADTKRGQYLGSLALNGPLSNHFGFFSEAYVLGRQTWQPGVTTGVYWRPVPGFRVDANAGHQFNAPGGGLQLGAGVSLRLPN, from the coding sequence ATGCGTAAGACCATTCTGCTGGGGCTGGCCGTGCTGACAGGCACCGCTACCCGCACCTTGGCCCAAACATCGGGCGACGAATTAACTGACTCGCCATTCGTGCGAAACATCCGCCCTGACCGGCCGGGTGTCACCATCACCACTAACATGCTCTACCCGGGCCAGGTGCAGCTGGATGCCGGCATGAGTCAGCTACCAGCTACCGGTAGGTTTGGGGCCAGACGGACCATGTCTTCGGCCACACTGCGGGTGGGCTTCTTCAACCACATCGAGCTTCGGGCCACGCAGAACTATCTGCATGCCCAGCCCCGGCCCTCTACCCTGGAAACCCCCACTACACTCGCGGTAGCTGGCTTTGCCCCGCTAACGGTAGGCGCTAAGTTTTTGGCCTCTACCGTGCAGAATGCCCGCTCACAGGTAGTAGTGCTGGCCGAGATGACGCTTCGTAACGGCGACGCGTCTTTTCCCGCCAAAACCTATGAGCCTTCCGCACGCCTGCTGATTTCACAGATGATTGGGGACCGGTATGGCCTGGAGGGCAACTTTGGGTTTACCCAAAAAGGGTTTAGGGCCGCTGACACCAAACGCGGACAATACCTGGGGTCCCTGGCGCTGAACGGGCCTTTAAGCAACCATTTTGGCTTCTTTTCGGAAGCCTATGTGCTGGGCCGTCAAACCTGGCAGCCAGGCGTAACAACAGGGGTGTATTGGCGCCCGGTGCCTGGTTTCCGGGTAGATGCCAACGCCGGACATCAGTTTAACGCCCCCGGTGGCGGCCTGCAATTAGGGGCGGGCGTAAGCCTACGCCTACCTAACTAG
- a CDS encoding YfiT family bacillithiol transferase, with protein sequence MSETDLRYPIGQAELPAGPLSSGARMALMAQLAMLPDQVRAAAAGLTPEQLNTPYRPGGWTVRQVLHHLPDSHMNAYMRFRLALTEDVPTIKPYDEGAWSELPDVAATSVGVSLSLLNALHSRWTTLLRQLTEEQWARCFYHPGSQKEFTLDQALAMYAWHGRHHLAHISSLRDREGWW encoded by the coding sequence ATGTCTGAAACCGACCTTCGCTATCCTATTGGCCAGGCAGAACTACCTGCCGGCCCGCTTTCCTCAGGCGCCCGCATGGCTCTGATGGCCCAACTAGCTATGCTGCCCGACCAGGTACGCGCCGCCGCCGCTGGCCTGACGCCGGAACAGCTGAATACCCCGTACCGCCCGGGAGGCTGGACGGTGCGCCAGGTACTGCACCACCTGCCCGATTCCCACATGAATGCTTATATGCGTTTCCGGCTGGCTCTCACCGAAGATGTGCCCACTATTAAGCCCTATGATGAAGGTGCCTGGTCGGAGCTGCCAGATGTAGCGGCCACCTCCGTAGGCGTATCCCTGTCCCTGCTGAATGCCCTGCACTCACGCTGGACTACGCTCCTGCGCCAGCTAACTGAGGAGCAGTGGGCCCGCTGCTTCTACCATCCCGGCTCCCAAAAGGAATTCACCTTGGATCAGGCTCTGGCCATGTATGCCTGGCACGGGCGGCACCACCTGGCGCACATTTCCAGCCTGCGCGATAGGGAAGGGTGGTGGTAA
- a CDS encoding B12-binding domain-containing protein, with product MSAKLAQKTARTLIETTDEVAHTALRAYQVAANGSATLDEAEKLTEIQNQIYPLALAIQMDSAPLFDTHIEQLRKQDSSPARDQELTSQLVALKQVLSQRLPITAYILAAKYLNDAIGYLSESLPLVEQTQVTFPMADNPLGGLAQRYLAALMAADRQAAIQLIVEEARRGTDIHTIYEHVFVPVQWEVGERWHNRTINIAQEHFCTATTELAAAQLYQFRQMLPRNGRMAVVTTVAGDLHGMGARIIADYLEMEGWKIYYLGVNTPTESLLHLLQDLQPDLLAMAASMPQHIPVVRELVAAKQQNLQLSQIKVLVGGAAFSTDPELWKTTGADAFAATPAAAVAWAKAVF from the coding sequence ATGAGTGCCAAGCTTGCCCAAAAAACTGCCCGTACCCTCATCGAGACTACCGATGAAGTAGCCCACACTGCCCTTCGTGCCTATCAGGTGGCCGCCAATGGTAGTGCTACATTAGATGAAGCCGAGAAGCTGACCGAAATCCAGAATCAGATTTACCCGCTGGCCCTGGCCATTCAGATGGATAGTGCGCCGTTGTTTGATACCCATATCGAACAATTGCGCAAGCAGGACAGTAGCCCCGCCCGCGACCAGGAGCTGACTTCGCAGCTGGTTGCCCTGAAACAGGTGCTTTCCCAGCGCCTGCCCATTACGGCCTATATCCTGGCTGCCAAATACCTGAACGATGCCATTGGCTACCTGAGTGAGTCATTGCCATTGGTAGAGCAGACGCAGGTAACCTTTCCCATGGCTGATAATCCGCTGGGCGGGCTGGCCCAACGCTACCTGGCGGCCCTGATGGCCGCCGACCGGCAGGCCGCCATTCAGCTGATTGTAGAAGAAGCCCGCCGCGGCACCGATATTCATACCATTTATGAGCACGTGTTTGTGCCCGTGCAGTGGGAAGTAGGGGAGCGGTGGCACAACCGCACCATTAATATAGCACAGGAGCATTTTTGCACAGCCACCACCGAGCTGGCGGCCGCGCAGCTCTACCAGTTCCGGCAAATGCTGCCCCGCAACGGCCGCATGGCCGTAGTGACCACCGTAGCCGGCGACCTGCACGGCATGGGCGCCCGCATCATTGCCGACTATCTGGAGATGGAAGGCTGGAAAATCTACTACCTGGGTGTAAACACGCCCACGGAAAGCCTGCTGCACCTGCTGCAGGATCTGCAGCCCGATTTGCTGGCTATGGCGGCCTCCATGCCGCAGCACATTCCCGTAGTGCGTGAGCTGGTAGCTGCCAAGCAGCAAAACCTGCAGCTCAGCCAAATAAAGGTGCTGGTAGGCGGCGCCGCGTTCAGCACCGACCCGGAGCTTTGGAAAACTACCGGGGCCGATGCCTTTGCCGCTACCCCCGCCGCCGCCGTAGCCTGGGCGAAAGCAGTTTTTTAA
- a CDS encoding bifunctional nuclease family protein produces the protein MKKIQLEILGLSSSQSQSGSFALILGEKTGNRRLPIIIGMFEAQSIAIQIEKISPNRPLTHDLFKSFAEHVHVVILEVVISDLKEGVFYSKIVCSDGASTFELDARPSDAIAIGLRFGVPIYTVESVLSEAGIILSDLDETGEDTDEDDEDEDDDTGTRPTPTEPREPTGQVSLDELTKMLAQALEKEDYEKAAKIRDELNKRKD, from the coding sequence TTGAAAAAAATACAGCTCGAAATTCTGGGCCTTTCCTCCAGCCAGTCGCAATCCGGCTCGTTTGCCCTTATTCTGGGGGAGAAGACCGGCAACCGGCGGCTGCCGATTATCATCGGCATGTTTGAAGCCCAGAGTATTGCTATCCAGATAGAGAAAATCAGCCCCAACCGCCCGCTCACCCACGATTTGTTTAAGTCGTTTGCCGAGCACGTGCACGTGGTTATTCTGGAAGTAGTGATATCTGACCTGAAGGAAGGCGTATTCTACTCCAAGATTGTGTGCTCTGATGGGGCCAGTACCTTTGAGCTGGACGCCCGCCCTTCTGATGCCATTGCCATTGGTCTGCGTTTCGGCGTGCCGATTTACACCGTAGAAAGCGTGCTGAGCGAAGCCGGGATTATCCTTTCTGACCTCGACGAAACCGGCGAGGATACGGATGAGGACGACGAGGATGAGGACGATGACACCGGCACCCGGCCTACCCCCACGGAGCCGCGTGAGCCCACCGGGCAGGTTTCTCTGGATGAGCTGACTAAAATGCTGGCCCAGGCCCTCGAGAAAGAAGACTACGAAAAAGCCGCTAAAATTCGCGACGAACTCAATAAGCGGAAAGACTAA
- a CDS encoding electron transfer flavoprotein subunit alpha/FixB family protein, whose translation MSVLVVVECDNGEVKKSSLEVASYGSQVAQMLGTSATAIAVGEATEANLAKLGEQGISKVLYDAEPRLKDFVNGAYTKLIAAAAQQEDAKVIILANSNIGAAVGSRLSVRLQASLATNVVELPQINGGQFLVKRGAFSGKAFADVTLQGERKIIAVKKNSIEPLHEAGKTAPVVSFSAQLSDADFADAPKQVIMQDQAGGILLPEADRVVSGGRGMKGPENWHLIEDLAKALGAATACSKPVSDVDWRPHHEHVGQTGITVSPNLYIACGISGAIQHLAGVNSSKVIVVINKDPEAPFFKAADYGIVGDVFDVLPKLTQAVKELG comes from the coding sequence ATGTCCGTACTCGTAGTAGTAGAATGTGATAACGGCGAAGTGAAAAAATCTTCGCTGGAAGTGGCTTCTTACGGGAGCCAGGTAGCCCAGATGCTCGGTACTTCCGCCACGGCCATTGCCGTAGGTGAGGCTACCGAAGCCAATCTGGCCAAGCTGGGAGAGCAAGGCATCAGCAAAGTGCTGTATGACGCCGAGCCCCGCCTGAAGGATTTCGTGAATGGTGCTTACACCAAGCTCATTGCCGCCGCCGCGCAGCAGGAAGACGCCAAAGTAATTATCCTGGCTAACTCCAACATTGGCGCGGCCGTTGGCTCGCGCCTGTCGGTGCGGTTGCAGGCCAGCCTGGCTACCAACGTGGTAGAGCTGCCCCAGATCAATGGTGGTCAGTTCCTGGTAAAGCGCGGCGCCTTCTCGGGCAAAGCCTTTGCCGACGTTACCCTGCAGGGTGAGCGGAAAATTATTGCCGTTAAGAAAAACTCTATTGAGCCGCTGCACGAAGCCGGTAAAACCGCTCCGGTTGTATCGTTCTCGGCCCAGCTTTCCGATGCTGACTTTGCCGATGCGCCCAAGCAGGTAATCATGCAGGACCAGGCCGGCGGCATTCTGCTGCCCGAAGCGGACCGTGTGGTATCCGGTGGCCGCGGCATGAAGGGCCCCGAAAACTGGCACCTCATTGAGGACCTAGCCAAGGCCTTGGGAGCGGCTACTGCCTGCTCCAAGCCGGTTTCCGACGTAGACTGGCGCCCTCACCACGAGCACGTGGGCCAGACGGGCATCACCGTTTCGCCCAACCTGTACATTGCCTGCGGTATTTCGGGCGCTATTCAGCACCTAGCCGGGGTAAACTCCAGCAAGGTAATTGTGGTTATCAACAAAGACCCCGAAGCCCCGTTCTTCAAAGCCGCTGATTATGGCATTGTAGGCGACGTATTCGATGTTCTGCCCAAACTGACCCAGGCTGTTAAAGAGCTGGGCTAG
- a CDS encoding electron transfer flavoprotein subunit beta/FixA family protein, whose translation MKFLVCISNVPDTTTKITFTPDNKEFNKAGVQFVINPWDEYALTRAIELKEAQGSGTVTVLNVGEADTEPNIRKALAIGADDAIRVNAHPKDAYFVAQQIASVAKEGGYDVILMGKESIDYNGFQVHGMVGEMLGIPTVAPAMKLDMNGNTATLEREIEGGKEIVEVNTPFVASCQQPMCEPRIPNMRGIMTARTKPLKVIEPVGEGARTEVAEYALPPKKQGVKLIPAESAGDLIKLLRNEAKVI comes from the coding sequence ATGAAGTTTCTCGTTTGCATCAGCAACGTCCCCGACACGACCACCAAAATCACCTTCACCCCCGATAACAAGGAATTCAACAAAGCAGGGGTGCAATTCGTGATTAACCCTTGGGATGAATATGCCCTCACCCGTGCCATTGAGCTCAAAGAAGCGCAGGGCAGCGGCACCGTAACCGTGCTGAACGTAGGCGAGGCCGATACCGAGCCCAATATCCGCAAGGCGCTGGCCATTGGGGCCGACGACGCCATCCGCGTGAATGCTCATCCCAAGGATGCTTATTTCGTGGCGCAGCAGATTGCCAGCGTAGCCAAAGAAGGCGGCTACGATGTTATTCTGATGGGTAAGGAAAGCATCGACTACAACGGCTTCCAGGTGCACGGCATGGTAGGTGAGATGCTGGGCATCCCCACCGTAGCCCCGGCCATGAAGCTGGATATGAACGGCAACACCGCCACGCTGGAGCGCGAAATTGAAGGCGGCAAAGAAATTGTGGAGGTAAATACGCCTTTCGTGGCCTCGTGCCAGCAGCCCATGTGTGAGCCCCGCATTCCCAACATGCGCGGTATCATGACGGCCCGCACCAAGCCCCTGAAGGTTATTGAGCCCGTAGGCGAAGGTGCCCGCACCGAGGTAGCCGAGTATGCGCTGCCCCCCAAGAAGCAAGGCGTAAAGCTTATCCCCGCTGAAAGTGCCGGCGACCTGATCAAGCTCCTCCGCAACGAAGCCAAAGTCATCTAA
- a CDS encoding metallophosphoesterase, translating to MIGDIHGAYRALQQVLDRSPFRLGIDRLIQLGDVADGWPETPACVERLLSIPNSIWLQGNHDWWAAEWLATQPPVEAVNKAWYRQGGQATLEAYQQRPKEDLGRHFSAFFGEQRPYFEDEHNNLYVHAGYDPAEPIGAQDPYDLVWSRRLWREEQEALGYEECFIGHTPTWSWSQVPCQRANVWNLDQGAGFSGRLSMMNVRTKEFVQSDIVTELYPGIQGR from the coding sequence GTGATAGGGGACATACATGGTGCTTATCGGGCCCTACAACAGGTGCTGGACCGCAGCCCTTTTCGTCTGGGCATTGACCGTCTGATCCAGCTGGGAGATGTGGCGGACGGCTGGCCTGAAACGCCGGCTTGCGTGGAGCGGCTGCTCAGTATTCCTAACAGCATTTGGCTGCAGGGCAACCACGACTGGTGGGCGGCTGAGTGGCTGGCCACTCAGCCGCCGGTAGAGGCCGTCAACAAAGCGTGGTATCGGCAGGGGGGGCAGGCTACTCTGGAGGCGTATCAGCAGCGGCCAAAGGAGGACCTGGGGCGCCACTTTTCCGCTTTCTTTGGCGAGCAGCGGCCTTACTTCGAAGACGAGCATAACAACCTCTACGTGCATGCCGGCTACGATCCGGCTGAGCCTATTGGGGCGCAGGACCCTTATGACCTGGTTTGGTCGCGGAGGCTGTGGAGGGAGGAGCAGGAGGCCCTGGGATACGAAGAATGCTTTATCGGCCATACACCTACCTGGAGCTGGAGCCAGGTGCCCTGTCAGCGGGCCAACGTGTGGAACCTGGATCAGGGCGCCGGCTTTTCCGGCCGCTTAAGTATGATGAATGTGCGCACCAAGGAGTTTGTACAGAGTGATATTGTAACTGAACTCTACCCAGGCATCCAAGGCCGCTGA